A single genomic interval of Aphidius gifuensis isolate YNYX2018 linkage group LG6, ASM1490517v1, whole genome shotgun sequence harbors:
- the LOC122859628 gene encoding calpain-A-like encodes MPVENVQLMQYIDGEFVRLQQQDYNDLLEKTRKSGELFKDRQFPTKLSIFSYKRPTQLSNNPVLFIENKRDRSFHLRQRLLGDCWFLVGLLNLKYHENLFNFIVPSSDQSFEENKYAGIFHFRFWQAGKWVDIVIDDRLQTVGKFLWYTSLKSSNEFWVPLIEKAYAKLNYRSYKKLEGGFASIAMQDLSGCIPEVYIVAREYKTLFEIIYNAKIRQTMISCGSYNEETLKKKNKKNSLNIVLGHYYAITAVKIIKKKTDDREFKLIRINNPHGSKVSIRYPRKIKKIYTEFNEINRVAMKSELQIQVDGESWILYEDFIDYFETVEICNLTPNSVIGDIYTVTTNKKLSLSAKEGIFMGGTSSKVVKVNDVLTMKPQYRIVLTEPDEGQENDNTCSILISLSLKYQRDLENFISTKLDITILSFNETEENKLQKPLRNYLLHGPSYSNYITSMSGQLSNRLTLKLGTYYILPSIRNNIKGATFYLQIMSEQENILE; translated from the exons ATGCCAGTGGAAAATGTCCAG tTGATGCAGTACATAGATGGTGAATTTGTTAGATTGCAACAGCAAGACTACAATGATCTACTTGAAAAGACACGAAAATCAGGCGAGCTATTTAAAGACAGACAATTTCCAACAAAACTATCAATCTTCAGTTACAAGAGACCCACG cAACTTTCAAATAATCCAGttttattcattgaaaataaacgtGACAGAAGTTTTCACCTGAGACAAAGATTACTAGGTGATTGCTGGTTTTTAGTTGGACttttaaatctaaaatatcatgaaaatttatttaattttattgtgccATCAAGCGATCagtcatttgaagaaaataaatatgctgGTATATTTCACttcag ATTTTGGCAGGCTGGCAAGTGGGTTGACATTGTCATCGATGATCGTCTTCAAACTGTCGGAAAATTTCTATGGTATACATCTTTAAAAAGTTCCAATGAATTTTGG gTGCCTCTAATTGAAAAAGCCTACGCAAAGCTAAACTATCGATCATACAAAAAACTTGAAGGAGGTTTTGCTTCAATAGCGATGCAAGATTTATCAGGATGTATTCCTGAAGTATACATTGTTGCAAGAGaatataaaacattatttgaaattatttataatgcaAAAATAAGACAGACAATGATAAGCTGTGGCTCTTATAACGAAgagacattgaaaaaaaaaaataaaaaaaattctttaaatattgttttaggACATTATTATGCTATTACAGctgtgaaaataattaaaaaaaaaactgatgatCGTGAATTCAAATTGATACGTATTAACAATCCACATGGTTCAAAAGTTTCAATTCGTTATCCTcgtaaaatcaaaaaaatatataccgaatttaatgaaattaaccGAGTTGCTATGAAGTCTGAATTACAAATACAAGTTGATGGAGAAAGTTGGATTTTGTACGAAGATTTCATAGACTATTTTGAAACTGttgaaatttgtaatttaacacCAAATTCAGTGATCGGTGATATTTACACAGTaacgacaaataaaaaattgtcgtTATCAGCAAAAGAAGGAATATTTATGGGAGGAACCTCGTCGAAGGTAGTAAAAGTAAATGATGTGCTTACAATGAAACCACAATATCGTATTGTATTAACTGAGCCAGATGAAGGTcaagaaaatgataatacatGTAGTATTCTAATTAGtttgtcattaaaatatcaacgtgatttagaaaattttatcagTACAAAATTAGACATTACTATTCTATCA TTTAATGAAACTgaggaaaataaattacaaaaaccaTTGCGTAATTATCTTTTACATGGCCCAAGTTATAGCAATTATATAACTTCAATGTCTGGACAATTGAGTAACCGCTTGACTTTAAAATTGggtacatattatattttaccgtcaattagaaataatattaaaggaGCAACtttttatcttcaaataaTGTCTgaacaagaaaatattttagagtaa
- the LOC122858605 gene encoding probable ATP-dependent RNA helicase DDX10 — MAKSNRQKVRLYRPKKKAIPEEQEIAELQSKYKNINVSTIKTFDDIPLSSKTRKGLKGKIKIDSKEYEYINPTDIQKDGISCALAGNDVLASAKTGSGKTLAFLIPVLEILYCKRWTRDHGLGAIIISPTRELAAQIFNTLKAIGHYHEVSAALIIGGQGLKHESKRIDQCNIIICTPGRLLDHMDKNPLFDCTSMQILVLDEADRCLDMGFREQMNAIIENLPEHRQTLLYSATQTKSVKELATLSLKNPVYVSVHERSTHATPKDLKQYYTICKLEEKIKLLWSFIINHRKYKLIIFFSTCKEVKFIHDAFHRISPGLHLAALHGKLSQPKRLEVYDKFCSKPDGVLLATDIASRGLDFPCVDWVVQMDCPEDTNTYIHRVGRTARLEKGGESLLVLLSSEEKMIQCLKQARIPIKKIIVPENHIKNSSIQQKLESLLAKDNELKKTAQRAFICYMRSVYFMKDKSIFDVTALDTEAYAKSLGLFFAPKMTIIDKANVKKKVNKNYNANDDDDDEINENKLKTRKSDDEESNSDDDLRMINKKKKKNKAPVKNDEKLFNIDESDDDDFLTIKKRNVQIDDIIDDKEMTKESSVNESKSTNKKKPLTKPALAKKILKKKIKANKKIAFDEEGAPIIDPTKEKVSELARKYDDEDDEKSGIDIEQVKQILKEEDKFDKQRFRDKIRAKHREEKKKAKAEKKAGKSKEEDDDDDDDNAVAENHPRLASGSEDDDSDGPDLSWLPDPDKIYGPKKDSDEEADDSEDEEIEQVHRPPKRKLVTIKDIKEKQKKQKVNDIVAAEELALQFLNN, encoded by the exons ATGGCTAAATCAAATAGACAAAAAGTACGATTATATCGTCCAAAGAAAAAAGCTATACCTGAAGAACAAGAGATTGCTGAGCTTCaatcaaaatacaaaaat ATTAATGTATCAACAATCAAGACATTTGATGATATACCATTGTCATCAAAAACTAGAAAAGGATTGaagggtaaaataaaaattgactcAAAGGAATATGAATATATTAACCCAACTGATATACAAAAGGATGGTATTTCTTGTGCATTGGCTGGTAATGATGTTTTGGCATCAGCTAAAACTGGAAGTGGTAAAACTCTTGCATTTTTAATACCT gTATTAGAAATTCTTTATTGCAAAAGATGGACACGAGATCATGGACTTGGTGCTATAATAATATCACCAACCCGTGAATTAGCTGCTCAAATATTCAATACACTTAAGGCTATTGGACACTATCATGAAGTGTCAGCTGCTCTGATAATTGGTGGTCAAGGTTTAAAACATGAATCAAAAAGAATTGATCAATGcaacataataatatgtaCACCAGGAAGATTACTTGATCATATGGATAAAAATCCATTGTTTGATTGTACATCAATGCAAATTCTTGTACTTGATGAAGCTGATCGTTGTCTTGATATGGGTTTTCGAGAACAAATGAATgctattattgaaaatttaccagAACATAGACAGACATTATTATATTCAGCTACACAAACAAAATCAGTTAAAGAATTAGCAAcattaagtttaaaaaatccaGTTTATGTTAGTGTTCATGAACGTTCAACACATGCAACACCTAAAGATTTAAAGCAGTATTATACAATATGTAAACTTGAAGAAAAGATTAAACTTTTATGGTCATTCATAATCAATCATCGTAAATATaagttgattatatttttttcaacttgcaaagaagttaaatttattcatgatGCATTTCATCGAATTAGTCCTGGTTTACATTTAGCAGCACTACATGGAAAACTCAGTCAACCAAAAAGATTAGAagtttatgataaattttgtagTAAACCAGATGGTGTTTTATTGGCAACTGATATTGCATCACGTGGTTTAGATTTTCCATGTGTTGATTGGGTTGTACAGATGGATTGTCCAGAGGatacaaatacatatattcatCGTGTTGGTAGAACAGCTAGACTTGAAAAAGGTGGTGAATCATtacttgtattattatcaagtgaaGAGAAAATGATTCAATGTTTAAAACAAGCTAGaattccaataaaaaaaattattgtaccagaaaatcatattaaaaactcatcaatacaacaaaaattagagTCACTTCTTGCCAAAgataatgaattgaaaaaaacagcACAACGAGCATTTATTTGTTACATGAGATctgtttattttatgaaagatAAAAGTATATTTGATGTTACTGCATTGGATACAGAGGCATATGCTAAATCACTTGGTCtattttttgcaccaaaaatgacaattattgacaaagcaaatgttaaaaagaaagttaacaaaaattataatgctaatgatgatgatgatgatgagataaatgaaaataaattaaaaacacgtAAATCAGATGATGAAGAATCCAAcagtgatgatgatttaagaatgattaataaaaaaaagaaaaaaaataaagctccagttaaaaatgatgaaaaactttttaatattgatgaaagtgatgatgatgactttttaactattaaaaaaaggaatgtacaaattgatgatattattgatgacaAAGAAATGACAAAAGAATCATCAGTTAATGAATCGAAatctacaaataaaaaaaaaccattaacaAAACCAGCtcttgctaaaaaaatattaaagaaaaaaattaaagcaaataaaaaaatagcatttgATGAAGAAGGAGCACCAATTATTGATCCAACTAAAGAAAAAGTATCTGAATTAGCAAgaaaatatgatgatgaagatgatgaaaaatctGGAATTGATATTGAACAAGTCAAGCAAATTCTCAAGGAGGaagataaatttgataagCAAAGATTTAGAGATAAAATTAGAGCTAAACAtcgtgaagaaaaaaaaaaagccaaggCTGAGAAAAAAGCTGGTAAAAGTAAAgaggaagatgatgatgatgatgatgataatgctgTTGCTGAAAATCATCCAAGACTTGCTTCAGGAAGTGAAGATGATGATTCAGATGGTCCCGATTTATCTTGGTTGCCTGATCCTGACAAGATTTATGGTCCCAAAAAAGATTCTGATGAAGAAGCTGATGATTCTGAAGATGAAGAGATTGAACAAGTTCAcag acCACCAAAGAGGAAACTTGTCACAATAAAAGACATCAAGGAGAAACAGAAAAAACAGAAAGTTAATGATATTGTTGCTGCAGAAGAACTTGctcttcaatttttaaataattaa
- the LOC122859629 gene encoding uncharacterized protein LOC122859629, producing MKYVQEIVTKDLCEIIIKDLIEIGVDGSIILNSILTQVDDKKTTFDNAKTMIRVLYEILSNYSWDNSEKTINSIEKLLTIYHSSINLNNKNNKKHATLKKGLELCIRNTIDNLQNDNILPIIYRMCCWTIEDNINNEIIHDFARPLEYAASIYKTSLLIKTFDDKLLPLLMKMISSNNRLISLLGNRVIQCLIDRNKNRQQFEKPRTFFKNINYKITLNNYNKNDELFYKLNRQIFHDSFVNSLMYHTSKLSLEATYCSICLLAVEIPCGFTAASLTCLIMNFQDLMIDQHVNIKREITYHVHAMVMSLMTLICWIHKAQVFYSYVDKIMMKRAQYAPHLNPPLLAEYDFAILYVLWDKPELFFVDWEVRYGLWKCFRSSSSSE from the exons ATGAAATACGTTCAAGAAATTGTTACAA AAGATCtttgtgaaataataataaaagatctCATTGAAATTGGCGTTGAtggatcaataatattaaactcaATACTAACAcaagttgatgataaaaaaacaacatttgaTAATGCAAAAACAATGATAAGAGTATTGTATGAAATATTGTCAAATTATTCATGGGACAATagtgaaaaaacaataaattcaattgaaaaattattaacaatttatcacagtagtataaatttaaataataaaaataataaaaaacatgctACACTAAAAAAAGGTCTTGAATTATGTATTCGTAATACAATTGATAATCTTCaaaatgacaatattttaCCAATAATATATCGCATGTGTTGTTGGACAATTGAAGATAACATCAACAACGAAATAATTCATGATTTTGCAAGACCACTTGAATACGCAGCAAGCATTTACAAAACAAgcttattaattaaaacatttgatgataaattattgcctcttttaatgaaaatgatatcatcaaataatagaTTAATAAGTCTGCTGGGTAATCGTGTTATTCAATGTTTAATTGATAGAAATAAGAATCGTCAGCAATTCGAAAAACCAAGAACATTTTTcaagaatataaattacaaaataacattaaataattataacaaaaatgatgagttattttataaattaaatcgtcAAATATTTCACGATAGTTTTGTCAACAGTTTGATGTATCATACATCAAAGTTAAGTCTAGAAGCAACATACTGTTCAATATGTTTATTGGCTGTTGAAATACCATGTGGTTTTACAGCAGCTTCTTTGACTTGTCTCATTATGAATTTTCAAGATTTAATGATTGATCAGCATGTTAATATTAAACGAGAAATAACATATCATGTTCATGCAATGGTTATGTCTTTGATGACACTAATATGCTGGATTCATAAAGCtcaagtattttattcatatgtTGATAAAATCATGATGAAACGAGCACAATATGCACCACATTTAAATCCTCCTCTACTGGCTGAATATGATTTTGCAATACTCTATGTACTTTGGGATAAAccagaattattttttgtcgaTTGGGAAGTTAGATATGGCTTGTGGAAATGTTTTcgttcatcatcatcgtctgaataa